One genomic segment of Desulfonatronum thioautotrophicum includes these proteins:
- a CDS encoding TIGR04219 family outer membrane beta-barrel protein encodes MSRFWVALAACMLLAMPGWVGATGFEAAVGVWQQSPSGDVSYKAQTGDDRLDLESRMGLDDETGLIFRARLETPLFLPNIGFMATPTTFSGKGTATGSFRFGDQTFSGDAPIDGKLRLNQYDVSLFYGIPGLKMATMGMFNVDLGLNLRLMDVDVEVRQEQTGLSESESLFLPVPTLYAGATLRPLDFFALEAEARGVTYAGNHFYSLIGRVRFDPLDHLFLTGGYRYDSISIDEQGLKADVDISGPFVEIGISF; translated from the coding sequence ATGAGCAGATTTTGGGTCGCCTTGGCGGCATGCATGCTGTTGGCCATGCCGGGTTGGGTTGGTGCGACCGGATTCGAGGCTGCTGTGGGTGTCTGGCAGCAGTCTCCCAGTGGTGACGTATCCTACAAAGCCCAGACAGGTGACGATCGACTCGACCTGGAGAGTCGGATGGGACTGGATGACGAAACCGGGCTGATCTTCCGTGCCCGCCTGGAAACACCGCTGTTTTTGCCGAACATTGGCTTCATGGCCACGCCCACGACCTTTTCCGGCAAAGGCACAGCCACCGGCAGCTTCCGATTCGGGGACCAGACCTTTTCAGGGGATGCGCCCATCGACGGCAAGCTTCGACTGAATCAGTATGATGTGAGCCTGTTTTACGGAATTCCAGGACTGAAGATGGCGACCATGGGCATGTTCAACGTGGACCTGGGGCTGAATCTGCGGTTGATGGACGTGGATGTTGAAGTCCGTCAGGAGCAGACCGGCTTGTCCGAGTCGGAGAGCCTGTTTCTGCCCGTACCCACGTTGTACGCTGGAGCCACATTGCGGCCGCTGGATTTTTTCGCCCTGGAGGCCGAGGCCCGCGGGGTTACCTATGCCGGGAACCATTTCTACAGCCTGATTGGCCGGGTACGCTTTGATCCTCTTGACCATCTCTTTCTCACCGGAGGCTATCGCTACGACTCCATCTCCATAGACGAACAGGGACTCAAGGCGGACGTGGATATCAGCGGACCGTTTGTGGAGATCGGGATCAGTTTTTGA
- a CDS encoding cysteine hydrolase family protein: MPANTALLIVDMQNDFVLPEAAATVEGARATIPIIALLREHARSHSWPVIHIVREHRADGSDVEYTRRELFRDGRGICVAGSAGARIVAELMPRAGEIVLTKQRFSAFLGTELDLVLRRLHVETVILAGTQYPNCIRATAVDAMARDYRVIVVMDACSAQTERIAANNVEDMRNMGIVCITLEKLVSQMNGEGT; this comes from the coding sequence ATGCCCGCCAATACCGCCTTGCTGATCGTAGACATGCAGAACGATTTCGTTTTGCCCGAGGCTGCAGCTACGGTGGAGGGGGCCAGGGCGACGATACCGATTATCGCCTTATTGCGTGAGCATGCCCGGAGCCATTCCTGGCCGGTGATTCACATAGTGCGTGAACACCGGGCTGACGGCAGCGATGTGGAGTATACCCGCCGAGAGCTGTTTCGGGATGGCCGGGGAATCTGTGTTGCCGGTTCTGCCGGAGCACGGATCGTGGCTGAGCTGATGCCGCGAGCAGGGGAAATTGTCCTGACCAAGCAACGGTTCAGCGCATTTTTGGGGACGGAACTGGATTTGGTGTTGCGCCGCCTCCATGTCGAAACGGTGATCCTGGCCGGAACCCAATATCCCAACTGTATCCGGGCCACAGCCGTGGACGCCATGGCTCGGGACTACCGGGTCATCGTAGTCATGGATGCCTGCTCCGCCCAAACCGAGAGGATTGCGGCGAACAATGTTGAGGACATGCGCAACATGGGTATTGTGTGTATAACGTTGGAGAAACTGGTCAGCCAGATGAATGGAGAAGGAACATGA
- a CDS encoding Dabb family protein — protein sequence MIKHIVMWTLKDEAEGVTAAENAKKIKQMLEGLNGKIPGLKHLEVGLDIFQASPAWQVVLYSELESRDALQGYQQHPEHQRCVEFVKKVVVDRGVVDYEI from the coding sequence ATGATCAAGCACATCGTGATGTGGACGTTGAAGGATGAGGCCGAGGGAGTCACTGCTGCGGAGAATGCCAAAAAAATCAAGCAAATGTTGGAAGGTCTGAATGGAAAAATACCCGGGCTCAAGCACCTGGAAGTCGGGCTGGATATTTTTCAGGCCTCTCCGGCATGGCAGGTGGTCCTCTATTCGGAACTGGAGTCGCGAGATGCCCTGCAAGGTTATCAACAGCACCCGGAGCACCAGCGTTGCGTGGAGTTCGTGAAAAAGGTCGTGGTGGATCGGGGCGTGGTGGATTACGAAATCTAG
- a CDS encoding LVIVD repeat-containing protein: MRMRKLIFAAVALLAWCTLEWVVPITGHAQCAGVFGRACVRIEGSNAFLSNTDQGLTIVNMNDPRNPEVLGCLQTKGCIIDMDFSEGFAYVVDDKEGLLIVDVRNPERCVAVGKYHTYGGGIQSFNVFGKYALASISGEGLRVFDISNPEKPRKVASLDTPEKIQGIAVVADHAYVANFNGGLHIIDLRQPEQPVQVAVMDIPGRPRGLGISESRLFMNTSERKMHLIDIESPKEPQISATIDIGGSPVAVVAGNRAYVASLDRGFMVFDISNPEQVVQIGRADLEGICLAMCIHDPLAYLSIVGADEVRVIDLQQIVQK; this comes from the coding sequence ATGAGAATGCGCAAACTGATCTTCGCGGCAGTGGCTTTGTTGGCTTGGTGTACATTGGAATGGGTGGTTCCCATTACTGGTCATGCTCAATGTGCCGGGGTTTTCGGACGGGCCTGTGTCCGCATTGAGGGAAGCAATGCCTTTCTCTCCAATACCGACCAGGGGTTGACCATCGTCAATATGAACGACCCTCGTAACCCTGAAGTGCTGGGATGTCTCCAAACAAAGGGATGCATCATTGACATGGATTTTTCAGAAGGTTTTGCCTACGTGGTGGACGACAAGGAAGGGCTCTTGATTGTCGATGTCAGGAATCCTGAGCGTTGCGTTGCAGTTGGAAAATATCACACATATGGCGGTGGGATCCAATCATTCAATGTTTTTGGAAAATATGCGCTTGCTTCAATTTCCGGGGAGGGGTTGCGGGTATTTGACATTTCCAACCCGGAAAAGCCTCGTAAGGTCGCGTCGCTTGATACGCCGGAAAAAATTCAGGGCATAGCCGTTGTTGCCGACCATGCCTATGTGGCCAATTTTAACGGGGGGTTGCATATCATCGATTTGCGGCAGCCTGAGCAGCCTGTGCAAGTGGCCGTGATGGACATCCCGGGACGCCCGCGGGGGCTTGGGATATCTGAGTCGCGGTTGTTCATGAATACGTCTGAACGGAAGATGCATCTTATTGACATTGAGTCTCCCAAGGAACCGCAAATCAGCGCAACCATAGATATTGGCGGTTCTCCTGTAGCCGTTGTCGCCGGGAATCGTGCCTATGTGGCCAGTCTGGACCGGGGGTTCATGGTTTTCGATATCAGCAATCCGGAGCAGGTCGTGCAGATTGGGAGAGCGGATCTTGAAGGAATCTGCCTGGCGATGTGCATACATGATCCCCTGGCATATCTGAGCATTGTCGGGGCCGATGAGGTCCGTGTGATTGATTTGCAGCAAATAGTCCAAAAATAG
- a CDS encoding Coenzyme F420 hydrogenase/dehydrogenase, beta subunit C-terminal domain has translation MKTQKQVGITGQERMVGGRNGILWSSRQGVDTHGRYQGHSRSGNGGTGQKGKPVPNAFPGKSFGFHEIDYREFFSESQNQGFCRRCGGCVTYCSAMNNNALAMAEDGYPRITDRSCCTQCGLCYQICSANDDCDGHIKEMLSWEEPSGRVLGVGLFRARDEHLRQNGTNGGALTALLIHMLDMGSVIGVFVPGMAPERNQMPLMVRNRKEILENSSILMNPGLGSLLYTKNSKLSDDAYNDDVNVNNLHVSDKFCFVGRGCQINSLRKMEYFGVMPSEFFELKIGVFCNHDNLEDKNLPGCNFCNDQYAQYADISVSDYNVKNDYSAIMARTSLGLMYLSSAAKNELEHTKGLSL, from the coding sequence ATGAAAACTCAGAAGCAGGTTGGGATTACGGGACAGGAGAGGATGGTAGGTGGAAGGAATGGGATTTTGTGGTCGAGCCGCCAGGGAGTGGATACTCATGGACGATATCAGGGGCATTCACGGAGTGGGAACGGTGGAACAGGGCAGAAGGGGAAGCCTGTTCCCAATGCTTTTCCAGGAAAAAGTTTCGGGTTTCATGAAATCGACTATAGAGAATTTTTCAGTGAATCTCAAAATCAAGGGTTTTGTAGACGTTGTGGTGGTTGCGTGACGTACTGCAGTGCAATGAATAACAATGCACTTGCAATGGCTGAAGACGGCTATCCTCGGATTACCGATAGGTCGTGTTGCACGCAATGTGGTTTATGCTATCAAATTTGTTCGGCTAATGATGATTGTGACGGACACATCAAAGAGATGCTTTCCTGGGAGGAGCCAAGTGGTCGGGTCTTGGGTGTCGGATTGTTCCGAGCTCGGGATGAACACTTACGACAAAATGGAACCAATGGGGGAGCATTGACGGCACTGCTCATTCATATGTTGGACATGGGATCTGTTATTGGTGTTTTTGTCCCCGGAATGGCACCAGAAAGGAACCAAATGCCGCTGATGGTCAGGAATAGAAAGGAAATTTTGGAAAATTCATCAATCTTAATGAATCCAGGTTTAGGATCTTTGTTGTATACAAAAAACTCTAAACTCTCTGATGATGCTTACAATGATGATGTAAATGTGAATAATCTCCATGTTTCAGATAAATTTTGCTTTGTTGGTAGAGGATGTCAAATCAATTCATTACGAAAAATGGAGTATTTTGGTGTCATGCCATCTGAATTTTTTGAACTAAAAATAGGAGTTTTTTGTAATCACGATAATTTAGAAGATAAGAATTTACCAGGATGTAATTTTTGCAATGATCAATATGCACAATATGCGGATATTTCGGTAAGTGACTATAACGTAAAAAATGATTATTCAGCTATTATGGCAAGAACATCGTTGGGCTTGATGTACTTGTCTTCTGCTGCAAAAAATGAATTGGAGCATACAAAGGGATTGTCTTTATAG
- a CDS encoding AfsR/SARP family transcriptional regulator → MGTFSIKSLTSPFRACFLHGRWDYYVKLLEDKGAIWILEYDIEKLKKHVMPLLQFDIGVDCTSRFLFFVDITKNNMTIDKINNYFKIFYDSKDCYYSAASVNISMMLALNKIPLSNLIECDKQIDKILKIKNFSDIVSSNLWIQKALIYLIIKNDFKSALKFVYHGEKNAKKSSILNLLCLSKSTYGHIMKNSGNFGIVKKIIHEFIAYSEKCQNSSVVFLNMKFFIGFFCYFDGRYLEAETIFQDILDDPMCKNMQHFEQLEIKGMLLMTVFELGKREEVLKLTEEIQYQLGSFESHYVLAWAHYWLAVSALLSKNTQDALLNGKEGIEQGSLCAAPIPMGQNALLVAQAMVDLGQVDDAEAFLHHWIDYWTRTNFYYLAACGLMEMSSLQLWRGMFAQAEETYTLGLKFSPEGESLRVLHRPPGFVKNLRKRLEQSQKEIASWLDSNDVIIRVYTLGKFEITVGKRLMFDRYWRGVRTKRLLQSLIVHGGTKVSKHILMDLLWPDKDGDLAANNLKMALSRLRRAVNEVYGSYLNWLFVSDGCVSMVRSLCFVDCLAFRERLHAAMCKECRTEELTKALDGYTGDFIPGNLDEVWINEYRQQLRKDYVQGVIFLANHCLHFGDVKTSLEYLLRIQDWPMISEQVYALLMQSYVNLGYPSDALRIFRHARFRLKEEFDTLPGTTLLSLARQAREAS, encoded by the coding sequence ATGGGTACATTTTCAATCAAAAGTCTGACAAGTCCTTTTCGAGCCTGCTTTCTGCACGGTCGTTGGGATTATTATGTTAAACTATTGGAAGATAAAGGAGCTATTTGGATATTAGAATATGATATAGAAAAATTAAAAAAACACGTCATGCCATTACTTCAGTTTGATATTGGTGTGGATTGTACATCTCGATTTCTTTTTTTTGTCGATATAACAAAGAATAATATGACTATAGATAAAATTAATAATTATTTTAAAATATTTTACGATAGTAAAGATTGTTATTATTCGGCCGCTTCAGTCAATATTTCTATGATGCTTGCTCTGAATAAAATTCCACTTTCCAATCTCATAGAGTGTGATAAGCAAATTGATAAAATACTCAAAATTAAAAATTTTTCTGATATTGTATCTTCAAATTTATGGATTCAGAAGGCATTGATTTATCTAATTATAAAAAATGATTTTAAAAGTGCATTAAAATTTGTATATCATGGAGAAAAAAATGCAAAAAAATCATCCATATTAAACCTATTGTGCCTATCAAAGTCGACTTATGGTCATATTATGAAAAATTCTGGTAATTTTGGAATAGTAAAAAAAATTATTCATGAATTTATTGCTTACAGTGAAAAATGCCAGAATTCATCAGTTGTTTTTTTAAATATGAAATTTTTTATAGGTTTTTTCTGTTACTTTGATGGACGATATCTTGAAGCAGAAACAATTTTTCAAGATATTCTGGATGATCCAATGTGCAAAAATATGCAACATTTTGAACAGCTTGAGATAAAAGGAATGTTGCTGATGACGGTCTTTGAACTCGGCAAGAGAGAGGAGGTATTAAAGCTTACTGAGGAAATTCAGTATCAGCTTGGATCTTTTGAGAGTCATTACGTTTTGGCATGGGCACATTACTGGCTCGCTGTTTCTGCTTTATTATCTAAAAATACTCAAGATGCATTGCTGAATGGAAAGGAGGGAATCGAACAAGGTAGTCTCTGTGCTGCTCCTATTCCAATGGGACAGAATGCCCTGCTTGTTGCCCAGGCAATGGTTGATTTGGGGCAGGTTGATGATGCTGAAGCATTTCTTCATCACTGGATTGACTATTGGACGAGGACGAATTTCTACTATTTGGCCGCATGCGGTTTGATGGAAATGTCTAGCTTGCAGTTATGGAGAGGAATGTTTGCACAGGCTGAGGAAACATACACTTTAGGATTAAAATTTTCTCCAGAAGGAGAGAGTTTACGAGTACTTCACAGGCCTCCAGGGTTTGTAAAGAATTTGCGAAAACGGTTGGAACAGAGCCAGAAAGAGATTGCCAGTTGGCTTGATTCCAATGATGTCATCATCAGAGTATACACCTTGGGAAAATTTGAAATTACTGTCGGAAAACGGCTTATGTTTGACCGGTATTGGCGTGGTGTGAGAACAAAACGACTTCTGCAAAGCTTGATAGTTCATGGAGGTACAAAAGTTTCTAAGCACATTCTCATGGACTTGCTTTGGCCGGATAAAGACGGTGATCTTGCAGCAAACAACCTCAAAATGGCTCTTTCAAGATTGCGCAGGGCTGTAAATGAGGTTTACGGTAGTTACTTGAACTGGTTGTTCGTCAGTGATGGCTGTGTTTCCATGGTCAGGTCTCTTTGTTTTGTGGATTGCCTTGCATTTCGGGAGAGACTGCATGCTGCCATGTGCAAAGAATGCAGGACGGAAGAATTAACCAAAGCACTTGATGGCTATACTGGTGATTTCATCCCCGGCAACCTGGATGAGGTCTGGATTAATGAATATCGGCAACAACTTCGTAAAGACTATGTCCAAGGGGTTATTTTCCTGGCGAACCACTGTCTCCACTTCGGAGATGTCAAGACATCCCTGGAGTACCTTCTTCGAATTCAGGATTGGCCAATGATAAGTGAGCAGGTTTATGCCTTGCTTATGCAGTCGTATGTAAATCTCGGATATCCATCAGATGCACTGCGTATCTTTCGTCATGCGCGATTTCGCTTGAAGGAGGAATTCGACACACTTCCTGGCACGACTTTGTTGTCACTGGCCAGACAAGCTCGAGAAGCTTCTTGA
- a CDS encoding IS4 family transposase, which produces MYNTKPLEKILKNEFGFHLARIKLIALFLCVIYIARSTNLSKIASMMPSNTKIDSRYKKCQRFFADFELDEINISKFLMKLYPGNKSKICLAMDRTNWKFGKSNINILSLCITHEGIAFPILWSMLDNNGGSSNTKQRIQLIEKFVSIFGADRIESIICDREFIGEDWIDYLKNKLKVNFCIRIKDIEYISKKQYGKSHAKNFFKNLRRGETKTIKNRRIIWGHKLYIAGAKSEKGELIVIITDKNEDKAIAKYLKRWEIETFFKCIKSSGFNMEDTHLHDTKKICKMYGLLAIAFCWAYLSGELECRHNPIRIKKHGRKAKSVFRVGLDIITGRIKDSLVKVKEFLAITKLLSCT; this is translated from the coding sequence ATGTACAACACTAAGCCTCTTGAAAAAATACTAAAAAATGAATTTGGTTTTCATCTTGCGAGGATAAAGCTTATTGCTCTGTTTCTGTGCGTAATTTATATCGCAAGATCTACAAATTTATCAAAAATTGCATCAATGATGCCTAGCAATACAAAAATTGATTCAAGATATAAAAAATGTCAAAGATTTTTTGCAGATTTTGAATTAGATGAAATCAATATATCAAAATTTTTAATGAAATTATACCCAGGAAATAAAAGTAAAATATGCCTTGCAATGGACAGGACAAATTGGAAATTTGGAAAATCCAACATCAATATTTTATCCTTATGTATAACTCATGAAGGCATCGCTTTTCCAATTCTTTGGTCTATGCTTGATAACAATGGCGGCTCATCAAATACAAAACAAAGAATCCAATTAATTGAAAAGTTTGTTTCAATATTTGGAGCAGACAGAATAGAATCTATCATTTGCGACAGAGAGTTTATTGGAGAAGATTGGATTGATTACTTGAAAAATAAATTGAAAGTAAATTTTTGTATACGTATAAAAGACATCGAATATATTAGCAAAAAACAATACGGAAAGTCCCATGCAAAAAATTTCTTTAAAAATCTACGCAGAGGCGAAACGAAAACTATCAAAAACAGAAGAATTATATGGGGACATAAACTCTATATAGCTGGAGCTAAATCTGAAAAAGGCGAACTCATTGTTATAATAACTGATAAAAATGAAGATAAAGCTATAGCAAAATATCTAAAAAGGTGGGAAATAGAAACTTTTTTTAAATGTATAAAGTCAAGCGGCTTCAACATGGAAGACACCCACCTTCATGATACAAAGAAAATTTGTAAAATGTACGGATTATTGGCAATAGCTTTTTGCTGGGCGTACCTTTCAGGTGAATTGGAGTGCAGGCACAACCCAATTAGGATCAAAAAACATGGCAGAAAAGCTAAAAGCGTTTTTCGTGTTGGGTTGGATATAATCACCGGTCGCATCAAGGACTCGCTGGTAAAAGTGAAAGAATTTCTAGCAATTACAAAACTTTTGTCCTGTACTTAG